AAAGATCTGCAACACTTAACGCCTTTATCTTGGCGCTCTCCTTTTTCAGGGGAATAGTATCACAAACAACAAGTTCCTCCAATACACTCGCCTCAATATTTTCATAGGCTTTTCCGCTAAGGATAGGATGCGTACACAGTGCACGAACACTTCTGGCACCTTTCTCCTTCAACAGACCCGCTGCCTTCGCAAGCGTACCGCCCGTATCACAGATATCATCGATAAGAATAATATCTTTTCCTACCACATCACCTATTACTACCATGCTGGCAATTTCATTTGCCCGCTTGCGATGCTTATCACAAATAACCATTTCAGCATTGAAATAGCTCGCAATTTCCCTTACCCTGTTCGTACTTCCTACGTCAGGGGCCGCAAAGGTAAGCTTTTCGAGGTTTAATTGCTCGATATAAGGAATAAAAATGGCTGAACTGTCCAGGTGATCCACCGGAATATCAAAGAATGCCTGGATCTGGGGAGCGTGTAAGTCCATGGTAATCACCCTGTCAGCACCTGCGGCCTCTATAAGGGTGGCTACCAGTTTGGCTCCAATCGCCACCCGTGGCCGGTCTTTCCGGTCCTGACGCGAAAAACCATAATAAGGGATCACTGCTACTATTTTACCGGCGCTGGCCCTTTTGGCAGCGTCAATCATTAGCAGTAACTCCATCAAATTATCAGTAGGAGCAAAAGTACTTTGCACTAAAAAAACATAATCCCCCCGGATACTCTCCAGGAAGATGGGCTGAAACTCGCCGTCACTGAATTTCTGAACATTAATCTTACCCAGGGACGCTCCGAATTTTTTAGCCACCTTTTCCGCCAGATGCTGAGAACCTGTGCCGGAAAAGATTTTAACAGATGGGTTCATAGCTACAGAATGAGGCGCGAAGATAGAAATTCAAATATTATTTGGTGTATATTTACAGAACAATAATTTTCCTATGCTTAGCACCAAAATTAAAAACTGGGCCGAAGAAGACCGGCCAAGAGAAAAACTCATGCGCAAAGGTGTACAGCACCTGAGCAACTCCGAATTAATTGCAATTTTGCTAAACAGTGGCACCCGCAACACATCGGCAGTGGCTGTTGCCCAGCAATTACTGGCAGCCGTAAACCACGATCTCCAGCGCCTGGGAAAAATGTCTGTACAGGAAATTATTAAACTAAACATCAAAGGTGTAGGCAGCGCACGGGCAGTGGCTATAGCTGCCGCCCTCGAACTTACCATTCGCCGCACAGCCCAGCAATTACAGGGAAAAACAATAAAATCTACAGAAGAAGCTGCATATTTCCTGCGGATGCTGCTCCA
The Filimonas effusa genome window above contains:
- a CDS encoding ribose-phosphate pyrophosphokinase; its protein translation is MNPSVKIFSGTGSQHLAEKVAKKFGASLGKINVQKFSDGEFQPIFLESIRGDYVFLVQSTFAPTDNLMELLLMIDAAKRASAGKIVAVIPYYGFSRQDRKDRPRVAIGAKLVATLIEAAGADRVITMDLHAPQIQAFFDIPVDHLDSSAIFIPYIEQLNLEKLTFAAPDVGSTNRVREIASYFNAEMVICDKHRKRANEIASMVVIGDVVGKDIILIDDICDTGGTLAKAAGLLKEKGARSVRALCTHPILSGKAYENIEASVLEELVVCDTIPLKKESAKIKALSVADLFAIAIRNAYENKSITSLFIHSQRRHQ
- the radC gene encoding RadC family protein, with the protein product MLSTKIKNWAEEDRPREKLMRKGVQHLSNSELIAILLNSGTRNTSAVAVAQQLLAAVNHDLQRLGKMSVQEIIKLNIKGVGSARAVAIAAALELTIRRTAQQLQGKTIKSTEEAAYFLRMLLQYRKQEMFAVLFLNTTNRVIHFEIISQGGITSTIADPRVILKKALVHDAVHVILCHNHPSGDTTPSKQDEIFTSRIKTAALLMDIHIIDHIIVGETGHYSFADNSLM